Proteins encoded in a region of the Streptomyces sp. NBC_01298 genome:
- a CDS encoding N-acetyltransferase codes for MDDSTDTSGSGIRITTIAERPELASRLWDMKDSWPEFAQHDALAWLLYPRMVAEFPEYVLIATDGDAVVARGFSLPFAQHAPGRAGALPAQGWDQILMWAFSDRRRGGETDTVSAIEISVAVGRQGEGLSALMLTAMRENARARGFAEVVAPVRPSGKPAEPDASIHAYAYRTREDGLPHDPWLRVHVRAGGVIDSVAPLSMTITGSLAQWREWTGLPFDTAGPVRVPGALSPVHCEPEQGFAVYVEPNVWVRHALSRS; via the coding sequence ATGGACGACAGCACAGACACCAGCGGCTCGGGCATCCGGATCACCACGATCGCGGAGCGGCCCGAACTGGCTTCCCGGCTCTGGGACATGAAGGACTCGTGGCCCGAGTTCGCGCAGCACGACGCGCTGGCCTGGCTGCTGTATCCGCGGATGGTGGCCGAGTTCCCGGAGTACGTCCTGATCGCCACGGACGGGGACGCGGTGGTCGCCCGGGGCTTCAGCCTGCCCTTCGCGCAGCACGCGCCGGGCCGCGCCGGGGCGCTGCCCGCGCAGGGCTGGGACCAGATCCTGATGTGGGCCTTCTCCGACCGGCGGCGCGGGGGCGAGACCGACACCGTGAGCGCGATCGAGATCAGCGTCGCGGTCGGCCGGCAGGGCGAGGGGCTCTCGGCCCTGATGCTCACCGCGATGCGCGAGAACGCCCGCGCCCGCGGCTTCGCCGAGGTGGTGGCCCCGGTGCGGCCCAGCGGGAAGCCGGCCGAGCCGGACGCCTCGATCCACGCATACGCGTACCGCACCCGCGAGGACGGCCTCCCGCACGACCCGTGGCTACGGGTCCACGTGCGGGCGGGCGGTGTCATCGACTCGGTGGCCCCGCTGTCGATGACGATCACCGGCTCGCTCGCGCAGTGGCGGGAGTGGACCGGCCTGCCCTTCGACACGGCCGGCCCCGTCCGCGTCCCGGGCGCCCTGTCCCCGGTCCACTGCGAACCGGAGCAGGGCTTCGCGGTCTACGTGGAGCCGAACGTCTGGGTCCGGCACGCGCTTTCCCGGAGCTAG
- a CDS encoding chitin binding peritrophin-A domain-containing protein yields MSELGARVLRIGKGPAGRERTRGERTRGGRAALAALAAGALLALGTGAVPASAAEGSCAGGVTGRLPRPQDQRFYVQCGGGIATVVACPTGQVYAPGTQLCEAPELVRPAVATATTAGPAKLNGLLFGVKNLSTTVRIADAPAGLDGVPVTFTTVGGRTLCTAVTDQFGAARCDTPARLTIPLDELLRGYRATYAGIGGIYLSSSATAPIALL; encoded by the coding sequence GTGAGTGAGCTGGGGGCAAGGGTGTTACGTATCGGCAAGGGACCGGCCGGCCGGGAACGGACCCGCGGGGAACGGACCCGCGGGGGACGGGCCGCGCTCGCCGCGCTGGCCGCCGGGGCGCTCCTCGCGCTGGGAACGGGGGCCGTGCCCGCGAGCGCCGCCGAGGGCTCGTGCGCCGGCGGCGTCACCGGGCGGCTGCCGCGGCCGCAGGACCAGCGGTTCTACGTGCAGTGCGGGGGCGGGATCGCCACCGTCGTGGCCTGCCCCACCGGGCAGGTCTACGCTCCCGGCACCCAGCTCTGCGAGGCGCCCGAGCTGGTCCGGCCCGCTGTGGCCACGGCCACCACGGCTGGTCCGGCGAAGCTGAACGGGCTGCTCTTCGGGGTCAAGAACCTCAGCACCACCGTGCGGATCGCGGACGCCCCGGCCGGGCTGGACGGCGTACCGGTCACCTTCACCACCGTCGGCGGCCGGACGCTGTGCACCGCCGTCACCGACCAGTTCGGAGCCGCCCGCTGCGATACCCCGGCCCGGCTGACGATCCCGCTGGACGAACTCTTGCGCGGCTACCGGGCCACCTACGCGGGCATCGGCGGGATCTACCTCTCCTCCTCCGCCACCGCCCCCATCGCGCTCCTCTAG
- a CDS encoding LysR family substrate-binding domain-containing protein has product MTDSRTPPSFQLAYVPGVTPTKWVRIWKERLPDVPLTLVQVSPAEAPALLRGGGADAGFVRLPIDRTDLSAIPLYTETTVVVIPKDHLMAAAEELSMAELADDIVLHPLDDTLEWEQLPGKAALQRPETTADAIELVAAGIGVLIVPQSLARLHHRKDLTYRTLLDAPESRVALSWPEADETPELVEEFIGIVRGRTVNSSRGRGRTQPEPEQKKAKPARKPAPKSGGKPAARNPRSGAPKGGKATAKSTGKRGKPRGR; this is encoded by the coding sequence GTGACAGACTCCCGGACACCCCCGTCGTTCCAGCTCGCATACGTCCCCGGGGTGACTCCCACGAAGTGGGTCCGGATCTGGAAGGAGCGGCTGCCCGACGTTCCGCTCACCCTCGTGCAGGTCAGTCCCGCCGAGGCTCCCGCCCTGCTGCGCGGCGGCGGCGCCGACGCCGGTTTCGTCCGGCTGCCGATCGACCGTACGGACCTCAGCGCGATCCCCCTCTACACCGAGACCACGGTCGTCGTGATCCCCAAGGACCACCTCATGGCCGCGGCCGAGGAGCTGTCGATGGCGGAGCTGGCCGACGACATCGTGCTCCACCCGCTGGACGACACCCTCGAATGGGAGCAGCTGCCGGGCAAGGCCGCGCTCCAGCGCCCGGAGACCACGGCCGACGCGATCGAGCTGGTGGCCGCGGGCATCGGGGTCCTGATCGTGCCCCAGTCGCTCGCGCGGCTGCACCACCGCAAGGACCTCACGTACCGGACCCTGCTGGACGCCCCCGAATCGCGCGTCGCGCTGTCGTGGCCCGAGGCGGACGAGACTCCCGAGCTGGTCGAGGAGTTCATCGGGATCGTGCGCGGGCGAACGGTCAACAGCTCGCGCGGACGCGGCCGTACGCAGCCCGAGCCCGAGCAGAAGAAGGCCAAGCCGGCCCGCAAGCCCGCCCCCAAGTCGGGCGGCAAGCCGGCCGCCAGGAACCCGCGTTCCGGCGCTCCCAAGGGCGGCAAGGCCACGGCGAAGTCCACCGGCAAGCGCGGAAAGCCGCGGGGCCGCTAG
- a CDS encoding DUF5997 family protein, translating to MLDTLDPMTSHQTTQTMKPATAAKKLGVYLEATPAEFQEGVVSRTELAALQAEPPQWLQDLRNNGPHPRPVVAGKLGVSIAGLARGGVTEALTTEQIEALKQEMPEWLAKERAIQADVRKETVRIKQMQAEKAEKADKAKK from the coding sequence ATGCTCGATACCCTGGACCCCATGACGTCGCACCAGACCACCCAGACCATGAAGCCCGCCACTGCGGCGAAGAAGCTGGGTGTGTACCTCGAGGCCACCCCCGCAGAGTTCCAGGAGGGTGTCGTCTCGCGCACCGAGCTCGCCGCCCTCCAGGCCGAGCCGCCCCAGTGGCTGCAGGACCTCCGGAACAACGGCCCGCACCCCCGTCCGGTGGTCGCGGGGAAGCTCGGCGTCTCCATCGCCGGTCTGGCGCGCGGCGGTGTCACCGAGGCGCTCACCACGGAGCAGATCGAGGCCCTGAAGCAGGAGATGCCGGAGTGGCTCGCGAAGGAGCGCGCCATCCAGGCCGACGTCCGCAAGGAGACCGTCCGCATCAAGCAGATGCAGGCGGAAAAGGCCGAGAAGGCCGACAAGGCCAAGAAGTAG
- a CDS encoding helix-turn-helix transcriptional regulator — MTIEDLVRLRRARDLMDRDYAEPLDVPALASVALMSPGHFSRSFRAAFGESPYSYLMTRRVERAKALLRRGDLSVTEVCFAVGCTSLGSFSSRFTELVGETPSAYRARPHEAGAAIPACVAKVLTRPVRRPAGRGGAGSAAAS; from the coding sequence GTGACGATCGAGGACCTGGTGCGGCTGCGGCGGGCCCGGGACCTGATGGACCGCGACTACGCCGAGCCGCTGGACGTGCCGGCGCTGGCGTCCGTCGCCCTCATGTCGCCCGGGCACTTCTCCCGCAGCTTCCGGGCGGCCTTCGGGGAGAGCCCGTACAGCTATCTGATGACCCGCCGCGTCGAGCGGGCGAAGGCGCTGCTGCGCCGGGGCGACCTGAGCGTGACCGAGGTCTGCTTCGCGGTCGGATGCACCTCGCTGGGATCGTTCAGCTCGCGCTTCACGGAGCTGGTCGGCGAGACCCCCAGCGCCTACCGGGCCCGGCCGCACGAGGCGGGCGCCGCCATCCCCGCGTGTGTAGCCAAGGTCCTCACCCGGCCCGTCCGCCGGCCCGCGGGCCGCGGGGGAGCGGGATCCGCGGCCGCGTCGTAG
- a CDS encoding VOC family protein: MTIKLAQCFIAVDDHDKALAFYRDALGMEVRNDVAFEGMRWVTVGSPEQPDVEIVLEPPLADPGASPADRQAMAELLAKGVLRGVIFATDDVDATFERIRASGAEVLQEPADQPYGVRDCAFRDPAGNMLRFNQPRNR; encoded by the coding sequence ATGACCATCAAGCTCGCGCAGTGCTTCATCGCCGTCGACGACCACGACAAGGCGCTGGCCTTCTACCGTGACGCCCTCGGCATGGAAGTGCGCAATGACGTCGCCTTCGAGGGGATGCGCTGGGTGACCGTCGGCTCGCCCGAGCAGCCCGACGTGGAGATCGTCCTCGAACCGCCGCTCGCCGACCCCGGGGCATCTCCGGCCGACCGGCAGGCGATGGCGGAACTGCTGGCCAAGGGCGTGCTCCGCGGGGTGATCTTCGCGACGGACGACGTGGACGCCACCTTCGAGCGCATCCGGGCCAGCGGCGCGGAGGTGCTCCAGGAACCCGCCGACCAGCCGTACGGGGTCCGCGACTGCGCCTTCCGTGATCCGGCCGGCAACATGCTCCGCTTCAACCAGCCCCGGAACCGCTGA
- a CDS encoding DUF6215 domain-containing protein: MTEDVGTITARAAIGQGITAVVLIGGMGIGLWAVGQSMDASARPQPVTCSHEYPGKKPEKTPAHGPGQVSGVQLCEALHRPDLADLLGTPGEVVKNANGGGSTSKPAGTGEEIHTPTAEIEFETYTVHLRASYGRLSVATVAELLGGGAPPRTVLGRPATFYSDRTISISFRLDGSDTSSVPGVPTRALVVAMDPQDGGGSYELNLWRSDGAVPDDAVVLRVAERVLPTIPGFAAAG, translated from the coding sequence ATGACCGAAGACGTCGGGACGATCACGGCACGCGCGGCGATAGGGCAGGGCATCACGGCCGTGGTCCTGATCGGGGGCATGGGAATCGGCCTCTGGGCGGTGGGGCAGTCGATGGACGCGAGCGCCCGGCCGCAGCCCGTCACCTGCTCGCACGAGTACCCCGGGAAGAAGCCGGAGAAGACGCCTGCGCACGGGCCGGGGCAGGTTTCCGGGGTCCAGCTGTGCGAGGCGCTGCACCGTCCCGATCTCGCCGATCTGCTGGGCACCCCGGGGGAGGTCGTGAAGAACGCGAACGGCGGTGGCAGCACCTCCAAGCCCGCCGGCACCGGCGAGGAGATCCACACCCCGACGGCCGAGATCGAGTTCGAGACCTACACGGTGCATCTGAGGGCCTCCTACGGCCGGCTCTCGGTCGCCACCGTGGCCGAGCTCCTCGGGGGCGGTGCGCCGCCGCGGACGGTGCTGGGCCGCCCGGCCACCTTCTACTCGGACCGCACGATCAGCATCAGCTTCCGCCTGGACGGCAGCGATACGAGCAGCGTCCCCGGCGTTCCGACCCGAGCCCTCGTGGTGGCCATGGACCCGCAGGACGGCGGCGGCTCCTACGAGCTGAACCTGTGGCGCTCCGACGGCGCGGTGCCCGACGACGCGGTCGTCCTGCGCGTGGCCGAACGGGTGCTGCCGACGATCCCGGGGTTCGCCGCGGCCGGGTGA
- the argC gene encoding N-acetyl-gamma-glutamyl-phosphate reductase codes for MVVRVAVAGASGYAGGEVLRLLLAHPEVEIGALTANSNAGQPLGALQPHLVPLAGRVLEATTPEVLSGHDVVFLALPHGQSAAVAAQLGEEVLVVDMGADHRLQDSADWDTFYGAPHAGTWPYGLPELPGARAALAGSKRIAVPGCYPTAVSLALFPAYAAQLAEPEAVIVAATGTSGAGKALKPHLLGSEVMGSMSPYGVGGGHRHTPEMVQNLSPVAGQRVSVSFTPTLAPMPRGILATCSAKALPGTTADAVRAAYEKAYADEPFVHLLPEGQWPATASVYGSNAVQIQVAYDEAAQRIIAISAIDNLTKGTAGGAVQSMNIALGLPEALGLSTIGVAP; via the coding sequence ATGGTGGTACGTGTAGCGGTGGCCGGTGCGAGCGGATACGCGGGCGGTGAAGTGCTGCGCCTGCTGCTGGCACACCCCGAGGTGGAGATCGGCGCGCTGACCGCGAACTCCAACGCCGGGCAGCCGCTCGGTGCGCTCCAGCCGCACCTGGTGCCGCTGGCCGGACGCGTTCTGGAGGCGACCACGCCCGAGGTGCTCTCCGGTCATGATGTCGTCTTCCTGGCGCTGCCGCACGGCCAGTCCGCCGCCGTGGCCGCCCAGCTGGGCGAGGAGGTCCTCGTCGTCGACATGGGCGCCGACCACCGGCTCCAGGACTCCGCCGACTGGGACACGTTCTACGGCGCCCCGCACGCCGGGACCTGGCCCTACGGCCTCCCCGAGCTGCCCGGCGCCCGGGCCGCGCTGGCCGGCTCCAAGCGCATCGCCGTCCCCGGCTGCTACCCGACCGCCGTCTCGCTCGCGCTGTTCCCGGCCTACGCCGCGCAGCTCGCCGAGCCCGAGGCCGTGATCGTCGCCGCCACCGGCACCTCCGGCGCCGGCAAGGCCCTCAAGCCGCACCTGCTCGGCTCCGAGGTCATGGGCTCCATGAGCCCGTACGGGGTGGGCGGCGGCCACCGCCACACCCCCGAGATGGTGCAGAACCTCAGCCCCGTCGCCGGGCAGCGGGTCTCCGTCTCCTTCACGCCCACGCTGGCGCCGATGCCCCGCGGCATCCTGGCCACCTGCAGCGCCAAGGCGCTGCCGGGCACCACGGCCGACGCGGTCCGCGCCGCGTACGAGAAGGCCTACGCGGACGAGCCCTTCGTACACCTGCTGCCCGAGGGGCAGTGGCCGGCGACGGCGTCCGTCTACGGTTCCAACGCCGTTCAGATCCAGGTCGCGTACGACGAGGCCGCGCAGCGGATCATCGCGATCAGCGCCATCGACAACCTGACCAAGGGCACCGCCGGCGGCGCGGTCCAGAGCATGAACATCGCCCTCGGCCTCCCCGAGGCGCTGGGTCTTTCCACGATCGGAGTCGCACCGTGA